In Anaerolineales bacterium, the following are encoded in one genomic region:
- a CDS encoding helix-turn-helix transcriptional regulator: MVTQEEYPALLENLSLELRRGALVLAVLSQLSEKQYGYSLKQQLASQALEIPEGTLYPLLRRLEAQGLLESEWELADEARPRRYYRLSAQGRQALQDLKQEWQALSAALGGLLREGKK; the protein is encoded by the coding sequence ATGGTAACACAAGAGGAGTACCCCGCTTTACTGGAGAACCTCAGCCTGGAGCTGCGCCGCGGCGCGCTGGTGCTGGCCGTGCTCAGCCAATTGAGCGAAAAGCAATACGGCTATTCGCTCAAACAGCAGCTGGCCAGCCAGGCTTTGGAGATCCCCGAGGGCACCTTGTACCCGTTGCTGCGCCGTCTGGAGGCGCAGGGCCTGCTGGAAAGCGAGTGGGAGCTGGCCGACGAGGCGCGCCCGCGGCGCTACTATCGCCTGAGCGCACAGGGCCGGCAGGCGCTCCAAGACCTTAAACAAGAATGGCAGGCGCTGAGCGCCGCCCTGGGCGGCCTGCTGCGAGAAGGCAAGAAATGA